A DNA window from Chiloscyllium plagiosum isolate BGI_BamShark_2017 chromosome 9, ASM401019v2, whole genome shotgun sequence contains the following coding sequences:
- the LOC122552569 gene encoding uncharacterized protein LOC122552569 yields MEDCEVYERDCKEAVSPSFLRGISSILTLLELAVSAGTGDLSEASSKQFKIEIESAQREILSAEEAASRIVDDVDASCEKLMVQHGKLSKEQKELQKCLKCTQDQLVEAEDQRKRTEGQLQAAAVSLKQMEQTLRGARAKKGEKQTGRDIGIGLSFVIPCIGIPMAVAFEKERLYRKSEVDVAVEDLSQVKASIIKDEEELEKLTSQFPELEKKRDETAESLSVVRTELLKFKRSRAALANVQCKLRNCYQHLSALHGRVSALKAQAQHMYSMAPLIPFVRETCAEAQLEGPGTELMLTGSQIHKVIESIRIMLPKLKDPNLSDIASYM; encoded by the exons atggaggATTGTGAGGTGTATGAAAGGGACTGTAAAGAAGCTGTCTCCCCATCTTTTCTCAGAGGGATCTCTTCCATCCTGACCCTCCTTGAACTCGCAGTCAGTGCGGGAACAGGGGATCTCAGCGAGGCCAGCAGTAAACAATTCAAGATTGAGATTGAATCTGCACAACGAGAGATCCTGTCAGCGGAGGAGGCTGCGAGTAGGATTGTTGATGACGTCGACGCAAGTTGTGAGAAGCTGATGGTTCAGCACGGCAAATTGAGCAAGGAGCAGAAGGAACTGCAGAAATGCCTCAAGTGCACGCAGGATCagttggtggaagcagaggaCCAGAGGAAACGGACTGAGGGGCAGCTCCAGGCGGCTGCTGTGTCTCTGAAGCAAATGGAACAGACCCTGAGGGGAGCCAGAGccaaaaagggagaaaaacaaaCGGGGAGAGACATAGGAATTGGCCTGAGTTTTGTTATCCCCTGCATCG GGATCCCCATGgctgttgcctttgagaaggagcGACTGTACAGGAAGTCTGAAGTGGACGTAGCTGTGGAGGATCTCTCCCAGGTGAAAGCGAGCATTAtaaaggatgaggaggaattggagaaactcaccagTCAGTTCCCTGAACTGGAGAAGAAAAGGGATGAGACAGCAGAGAGTCTGAGTGTGGTGAGGACAGAGTTACTGAAGTTTAAAAGATCCAGAGCTGCATTGGCCAATGTACAGTGTAAACTCAGGAACTGTTACCAACACCTCTCAGCTCTACACGGGCGAGTAAGTGCATTGAAAGCTCAGGCACAGCACATGTACAGCATGGCTCCCCTGATCCCATTTGTAAGGGAAACCTGTGCAGAAGCTCAGCTAGAAGGTCCAGGCACTGAGCTCATGCTGACTGGCTCACAGATCCACAAGGTCATCGAGAGTATAAGAATCATGCTGCCCAAACTGAAGGATCCTAACCTTTCAGACATTGCCAGTTATATGTAA